agagagagagagagagagagagaggatggaggggaaacaaAGACAAGAGCTTAATTCCAAGAGGAGAACCCAGACAGACCACTTTAGATCCTAGCCACTGCTAGGGAAAAAGGCAAACACCACAGCTGGTGACCAGTCACACAGTACCCCTTGTGGCAGCACCAGGATAGAAGGCTGTCAGCTAGGTTTCCCatcagagaggggtggggaggtggagcAAAGTGGCAGTTCAAAACCTTGAAGAAAGGTTAAGTGAGTAGGTTTATATTTGTTCGCAATTATAACTTAAAATCAGTGTTGTACTTTAACATAAAATTGAATTCATTTAATTGTAGGAAAATTAAGCTTAAagtcaataaattaaaatacatatattctttACGTATTTATGTCCAgagatttggttttggttttcaccACACAAAAGCAGCCCGCTCCCGTAACATTCGAACACCAAAGCGTTGCCATTCTCGCTGATAAATCCACAGTTCCTGAGTAGTGTCTAAGCACGCCAATACTGCTCCTCCTTTCCATGCAATCAGCCGGGGATCCATGTCCTGACAAAAGATAACGCTATTTcagcaaaggcaggaagacacaTGACATCATTTTCTGCAAGTGGGGTTGGAGATCCCTGCTCAGTCAATAGCAAACAAACCAGGTTTTACGTATGTATGAAACAAGAGAAAACTGACTGGGGTGGCCCTCAGTTGTGGAGCATCTGCCTAACATGTacaaagttctgggttcaattcccagcaccatctCTATCAGTACAGAAGATTGAATTGACTAACACACCCATCTCTGCCACAGCTGATGAGAATTTCTCAACCTTTAATACTGAAGATGCCACTCTTCACTATTCCACAAACAAGCTCTGTAGGCAGGCACATGAAGTACCAGTAAAGGAAAGGTACCTCCACGACCCCACCCTCCAAAGAAAACCTATCAGAACACTGCCAGTGTCACAAATACAGACAGGACCTATTTCTAAACTCCcagctttgtgtttcttttcaaatagttCAAGCCAAAGAGAGTTCCTTGAAGATCTCCAGTCCAAGGACCACAAACAGCTCCTTACTatgaccagagagagagagagagagagagagagagagagagagagagagagagagagaaagagaaaggagcagTCTGGTCAGGGCAAGAGAGAACCAACCATCTCATACCCACCTACAGTTTCCATAAGGTCAAAGCCAATCAGAGCAGGGaccagaaaaagaaagccagTCTCAATGCTATACATGCCAGCATActccaaaaaaaaccaaatcagGGCTagggatggctcaggggttgttaaccactcttccagaagatctgggttcggttcccagcacctacatgccaGCTCATAACGATCTATAACTTCATTTCCAGGTGATCTGAACTCTTCTGGCCTTTATAGACACCATGTACACAtatgagcacatacatacatagagacaaaataattaaacacataacataaaatcaatcttaaaaaacaaaaacaccaaaccaaaagaaatcaAGCCCTGAATACAGAACTTCTGCCATATTTGTGATCCTctgaaaagtaattttttttatttctccgaGTCCTCAAAACTCCCCAGTCACAAGCCTTCCACATGCATTATAATCAGATGTAACCAGGGCTGGTTTTATTTCAGTACTGTCCAACCTGCAACATGAAACAACACACCTTAGGTCTTGTGATCACATCCACATTTTCAATAATTCGCCTGAATGAAGGTGGCATCTTGTTGAGAATTCTGTGCTGGAGAAATTCTTGAGCTTTATGGAACATCAAACCACCTCCCACAACCAGGATAGAGCTGTACATCTTCTTCTTGGTATCATCAGACGCTGAAAAGATAGTGACATCACACCACTTACCCACCTAGATGGCCAAGCCACTGTCTGTCACCTGAACAACCTAACAGCCTCAAGGATCTCCTCCCAAATCCATCTTCAACACTGCAGATGGGACCTGTTGCTCACCTCCCATTCCACTACTCCTAGGATTAGTGGAAACTTTTCAAGGAGGCCTGTGGGGCTCCATTGTGGTGTGGAACCTAGACTGCCTCTAGCCTTATTCTGACTAACCACATTGGTTTTGCAGAATCCCTCCAGCATTTAAACATTAACCCTCCAATCATCCCTCACATCTCTCATATGATTCAAGAAAGGCACCCTTAACTCCTCCAGAGAAGGACAAATTTCTTATACAAGTCTTAATCAGAAACTCAGTTGGGACTCTGTAGTTCAACTCTAGCACCTACCAGAGTTGTAATTTCATGGTCTGTGTGATAATCTTCATCGCTAGCACTAGACTACATGGCAGTGCAAGTGCTATGGGGCCAGGAACCAACTGCACTGCATTACTGCGCTCCCAGCACCTGGCAAGGCAAGGGTGGAGTAGGCTGGATGGTTTTTGAGAGAAAATGCTGCCCTACACAATCAAGACTGAACCAGTCACTAATGCCACCTTACTTTACTGTCTACTGTACTCGGGAAATGCTTACAACAACAGTCTACGCTGTGCAGGATGGCTTTATCAAGGCCCAGGGCTTTTCCTTCAAACAATGAGATGGCAGTTTTCCTGGACATCAGTGCAGTGAGGGCCTCCTCAGAGTCATTGCCAGCCATCAAACAGTCTCCCTGGGAAGAAGCCAAATCTACTTCCTGGGGATGAAGTCTTTCAGGAAGATCAGAGGATTGTCCACGGAGATCCCCCTCAAATCCAATGGGTTTGGATGCAGACTTCCGGTCAGCAGTAGCTTTTGCGGACTGTATACAAGACAAAGCAGCAGATGGTCTAAGAAAACAGACACTGCTGGTACTCTCCAGTTAGACTCTACCCCTTCTATTTCTTAGAGCACCTCAAGCAAAAACCACCATGGTACACACACCACCTAGACCCACACCCAGGTAGCCTGGGCACACAGGTGATGGTGCCCTGATAATGCCACAGCAGGCTCTGGACATGTGGGCAGGTTCCAGAACCTTAAAATGGAATGTCACCCTAGACTTTCTCCCATTAAGCTGACTTTCCACTGGAATATTTGAATGGGATTCACAGGCCAGTGGCTGTTATGGAATCCTTATTTTCTCATCCAATCTACCTCCTCTCGTCTAGGACAGAACAAAGATGAGCAAGTTTCAACCCCTGGCCATCATGAGCTGCTGATACCAGACCAGCAGTTAAGAACTATAGTTTATGTCCACAAGAAGACACCAGATTACTGTGTCCCACCCACCAAATAAATAATTCAGCTGTATGCCTATACCGACCTTTTATATTAGGTAcagaataattaaattattttattttattttatttatgtattaagtatacagtattctgcctgcatgtgccctgaaggccagaagagggcaccagatctcattcaaggtggttgtgagccaccatgtggttgccgggaattgaactcaggacctttggaacagcagccagtgctcctaacctctgagccatctctccagcccaataattaaaattttaaatgattaaaaatttaCCAAAAATACTGCTAGATAAATATCCAGAAGTAGATAACATGAGTAAATAATACATGCCAAACGCAAGTGTCTTCACTGAGTTAACTTTTAAACATTCAGACTGGAATTCAGAAAATGAACTAAAATCTGCTGGATGAAGAAATTTCTCAGCCAGATTTTGGATCAAGACTTCATTTTGTATGCAGTTCTGAAAACAGTACCAGGTCGGTCTGTTGAAGCTGCACTGATCATGAGGACCTATGCATTATGGGTAAAGTTCCCCTTTGTGAGGAAATGACTCTCCCACCAGAGCTGCTGTGCACCTGTTCCTGTTTGCTCTGTGTGGCCAACAGGTAATGCTCATCGTGCGGGTCCTCAGGATCTCCCTGGGATCTGTGCTGCAAAGTTGTCATTTTCTGTCCCACGATTCCAAAAGTTGCTGGGTAAAACAGCGCCATTGGAGCCTGGGCATAAAAACCAGAGAGTTTAGGGAAAGATGCTGTCTCCCAGGAAATGGTGGCGCTTCATTCTTCCCCAGACAAAAGCCACAAGCAGGTGCTCCATGTGACCTTGAGCAGCATCCCTTCTGGGAACAGGATTGCACGACAGACCAGAGAAGTCACTATCCAACTGGAGGAATGGCGTGACACCATGTGAGATTCTCAAGTCAAATGCAAAGTGAGTGCCTCACAATCTGCTTTATGATTTCCTAGCAAGGCCAGTGCTCATCTAAAACCCACCATGTTCTGAATAATTAAAAGAAgagcctgggggctggagagatggttcagtggttaagggtactcttggcagagaacctgagtttggttccagcaTCAACATTGGCAGCTCacaccctgtaactccagctccagaatatgatgcctcttctggactctgggcACCTGCAGACATccatgcacatacccatacagaTATACGCATTTACACCTAACTAAAACAACATTTAAACAAGAGGGGAGAGCTCTTCTAATCTGTATCCTAACAGGGGCTATGTTGGCTTGGGGACTAACAAGGCATTCTGACCTCACACATTCACAGTTCTTTCAGCTTCACTGAAAAGGGATGGCATTCTTTCTACCTGTGAACACATACACCTGCCTAGTTACCTGGAGCTTTTCATCTCCTAATCGAAACTGATAAAGCAGGGCAGGGGAATCTGGGTGACGAATCTGAAACTCATGGTCTTGAAGCCCGGAGATGTCCTGATTCCAGGAAAAGATGCTGTCAGTAAGAATGCAAGTAAACGCCTCAAATTATGCATAAGTCTCCCCACTGTATAAAGCCCACACATAAAATGGCTACCCCCAACTCAGAGCCGCTTACTATAAACTTCCTAAGAGTTCAACTGTACTTTGCTTCTGTTTAATTTCTGAAATCTCTgccactttttgttttattcattactGATAGACATCAGTATAAATAAGGACTCAATAAGAATATGTCCTTAATAGCTGGGGATATTTACAGGTTTTTGGTTCCCAAGTTTTATAAGATGCATAATTGCATCACCTGAATAAGGTTTAAAACTGAAGCAATTCACTCACAGCAATTAATGATTAAATGCTGATAATCCACAATATAAAAGTGCACAGAGCCACATTTAATTAAACATCTGCGCCTATCTCCTTAAATGTTATATTCATTTCCCCTCACCTGTTACCTTCATCCTTAGGCATGATGGTCAGACTCCCACAGGCAGTATCTGCCTAACTCTTTACACAATGCGAGACAGTCTTCACCACCCTGACTATGCCCAAGAATTAGCACAGCTGAAGGGCTTCAGCTTCCAGGCTTTATCAGTTTAGGTGATCAGCATGAGATAGGTAAAATTTTAAGTCCCCATTAAATATGTTACGTTTTTCCTGAACCAAAACTAATCAGCAATATTAATCTGTTCCTACCTGGTCTAAATGACAAAATGTTTCTTTAAGGTGCTGCAAGAGGAGGCAATCCATTTTATTTGTTAACTGACATTCTCTGTAAGGGAACCCTGCTCGCTGCATGAGCCAGTAAAAACACCTCGACACATCAGAGCCCCCATATGCCAGACAAAGCCTAAAGttaagagaaaaagggaaaatggTGAATCTGTCAGTTAAGAAGTTACATaacatgttttgaaaaatatctatGATAAGGAAAGCAAATATTCAAAACTCTAGAGAATTTAGACTTGAAAAAATCTGGTTTGCTTCTATGAGACTTGCTTAGTAAAGCTTTGCTATAAGGATGTAATGGACCACACAAAAGACATGAAGCTAACTTGGACAGCACATATTGTGGCTCTCAGGAACTACTAACATGAATGCAGGTTGAAAAGCTCCCTAAAGGTAAGGTCATCCTCATCAGTTTAGCCTTGCTAGAACTTATACCCCCTGTCTTGCTGGACTCCTATGCAGACTTCATCTCACAGATAATTTCTGTCCTGTGATGATTTCATCAGACTGTGATGGGAGAGCAATTAGGAAGTGACACCTCCTATGAACCTTACCGTGTGTTCCGATGAGACACCCCATCTtccacacagcacacacttgtTTTCTGGTCCCCAACATCTACAACACAGGTGCTGCTTAAGCCACTCCCAAACGTAGCACACACAGACTCCTGATGGACCACAATCCCTGATATTAAAAAGAGGCAGAATGTCAACAACCTGATGCACAGCAACAGACACCATGAAACAAATGATCAACTCAATTTAGGAGCCCAGAAATCTCTGGGCAAACAACAAAGGAGCACCAGTCCTTTCAGAGTACACATTTAACTTTGTCATTGAAAAAGAATGGCGTAAAGGGGTTTCACTGGGATCTCAGGCATACCTGAAAAGCCCATCTTCATCAGTATCATATGTACTAACTCTTTCACATGCTGTTTGTTATAGATATCAGGGATTAATAAGATGCACCTGTaatactggagaaaaaaaaagccagtgaaaAACAGATGAAAGTGTGAACACCCATCTAGTCAAGCCCCATCCCATAATGCTACCCTTATTGAGGCTTCCCTGCAGAGAAGCAGCAGCTATGGCCACAAGCTCTGAGCAAAAGCTCAGACCTCTGTGCTGTCTTGCCTCTTGGTTTCGGGAAGAAACAGTAAGAGCTACGTTTCCCTCAACTCCTTAGAATCATTGTTAACTTGTGACATGGAAACCTATGGAGTTAATATTTCCCAGTGAGGTACAAAGAAAAGCCAGGAACACGAGCAAGCTTATGGCTTCAGAACAGTACTCAGAGGCCAAAGAAACAGCAAGGGGACAGAAATCACTGGAGTGGAATTAAACAAAAAGAGATATCCCACTACCCAAAAGAATGCTTCCACAATACTGTATCACACACAACCCAGTAGTGTGTACTTGCACTCATTAAGAATCTTAAAGTCAACCCCAAAAAACTAGGAATTTTCCCTCACCTTTAAATCTTTCAGTGGGATTTCCAAATACTTTTGTATTGCATGAGACCATATCACTTCAATATCTGCCAGAACAGCTGTCAGGGAGCCCCCAGGGCCTGGATGGATATTCAATTGACCCCTTCTAATAGGCCAGTGAATATTGTAACAGTCCAGTGGGTTAACATACAAAGCCTAGGAAAGGAAGAAGCGTGTTATTAGAACTGTCTCTAAGGGTTTGCTGGACTCACATTCAAAACTCTAAGGCCAGTAGCGAATATTTTCTGAATGCTCTAGATCCTGAGCATGGAGTATCTAACAACTCAGACGTCAGTGTAAATATCTGGTCCTCAAAAACAGGATcaagggccaggcattggtggtgcacgcctttaatcccagcacttgggaggcaggcggatctctgtgagtttgaggccagcctggtctccagagcgagtgccggggggaaaaaaaaacaaaaaacaaaacaggatcaAGGAGTGTTAGGAAACAAGACTAAAAGTTGTTTTCTTTCCACTTCTTTCAATGTCAAAAGTTTCTTACCTCTTCTCCCACCAAATACTCAGGCTGGTGAGATGTGTTTGTCCATTTGTTTCCAGAACAGTGATCTAGAATGGCAGGTCGCATCTGCTTGTTGTAGGAGCGTGCCTGAGATGAGACATCAGAAAATGAGCTGAATTTCCACAGGCAGAGGGCAGTGAAGAGTCCTCCTGTGTTTTCTATCAAAAACTGAAACACATGAGGAAGTACTAACTGATCCTcaccctccctccattcctccctttcttcttggaAATTCTACCTTGTATTTGCATGACTTATGGAACATATGTAAATTCTACTATGGCCAGGTGCCATAGCATCTTAGTGACACATCACACATATAACAGTGGATCTGAAGGATCACAATGGAGCTGCAACCTTCTGATTGCATACCCACAGGACATGGCACACAGCTTCACTTGTGTGGTGATGCTGATGTAAGCAAGCTGCCAGTCACACAACAGTACAGCATGCACAACCACACACAATGTATGACCCTGAAAAGCAAGCAGGCTTCAGGAGGTGATGCATAGGAACTGAAAGTTCCACACGTTATTGCCCATGAAGACTTTTGCATAGGACAAGACAGTGATATTGGTGATCTTGAAACTGGGTGGGACTGGTAGGGTGTATGTGTCTTTAGtttttaacaaaaaatttaaaagtgaaaaaaaatcaaatttatagAGTATGGATATAAAGAAAACCTTTCTATAGCTCCACAATGCTTGTTACTCACACCAGTATGTTTAAGTGTTATTATGAAAGAGTGAAGTTATAATACACGGTGCATCTTTTGCATGCTGAGGTCAGGTGTGTGCCCTGTCTGGCAGCTAAGGATGCCCTATGCTGCTGAATGTCCTGGTGGGGTTAGGTCAACATCACAACGGACACAAAACTCCTGCTGTGATGCTGACAATCAAGTGCACTACTATGGATAGTGTCTCACACACTAAATAACAAACAGATGGGTTGTAGTTCCCCATTTCTAAGAATGTCTAGGTAATCCGTTTCACTCCCTCAAATCTTAATTCCTGTAGAGTCATTAGTTTGAGTCGATCTTTTTTTATGATTCAATTCTTTGACTATGCATTCTTTTCCAACATAtctaacaacaacagaaaaaaaaaaaaacccttcagcaaaagaggaaaaaagttaaaatactttaaaatgtgtaaattatTGAAGACATTCAAAAATTAAACTTAGTGTATGGTGTTTATGAAGTCTACAGTAGCAGACAAGAATGTCCGGGGCCTTCACAACTCCTCACTTCTCATTTACTGACTCACCAGGGGGCAGCTTCCAGTCACACAAATTCCATTCATAAGTACCCTGGTGCTACACACTGGGacttttactgtttttgtttttctcaaagtcTTACTTATTTTACTCGTATGAGtgtttacttgcatgtatgtatgtgtaccctCATACCTGCCtgatgtccttggaggccagaaaaaggtattagagcccctgcaactggagttacagattgattttgagccatcatgtgctgggaactgaacgtgggtcctctgcaagagcagtcagtgctcttaaccactgacctaaCTCCttactgtatttttgtttttgctttgcttgagacacggtttctctgtataacagctctagatgtcctggaactccctttgtagaccaggctggcctcgaactcagagatctgcctaccctGCCTCCCccgtgctgagatgaaaggtgtgagccactatcgGCCCAGccctcttgtatttttttttttttttgatgtttataTACACAAACATCTTTATGGTAAAACTGCCTACAGTATTCAGTATAGTGACATACTATGCACACTGGAGCAATAGGCTGTACCAAATTTAGAATATGCATAGGATACAGTATCGGTCTTCTGTCCAAGATGCCACT
The Cricetulus griseus strain 17A/GY chromosome 1 unlocalized genomic scaffold, alternate assembly CriGri-PICRH-1.0 chr1_1, whole genome shotgun sequence genome window above contains:
- the Actr8 gene encoding actin-related protein 8 isoform X2; this encodes MTQAEKGDAENGKEKGGEKEKEQRGVKRPIVPALVPESLQEQIQSNFIVVIHPGSTTLRIGRATDTLPASIPHVIARRHKQQGQPLYKDNWLLREGLNKPESNEQRQNGLKMVDQAIWSKKMSNGTRRIPVSPEQARSYNKQMRPAILDHCSGNKWTNTSHQPEYLVGEEALYVNPLDCYNIHWPIRRGQLNIHPGPGGSLTAVLADIEVIWSHAIQKYLEIPLKDLKYYRCILLIPDIYNKQHVKELVHMILMKMGFSGIVVHQESVCATFGSGLSSTCVVDVGDQKTSVCCVEDGVSHRNTRIFSWNQDISGLQDHEFQIRHPDSPALLYQFRLGDEKLQAPMALFYPATFGIVGQKMTTLQHRSQGDPEDPHDEHYLLATQSKQEQSAKATADRKSASKPIGFEGDLRGQSSDLPERLHPQEVDLASSQGDCLMAGNDSEEALTALMSRKTAISLFEGKALGLDKAILHSVDCCSSDDTKKKMYSSILVVGGGLMFHKAQEFLQHRILNKMPPSFRRIIENVDVITRPKDMDPRLIAWKGGAVLACLDTTQELWIYQREWQRFGVRMLRERAAFVW
- the Actr8 gene encoding actin-related protein 8 isoform X1, coding for MTQAEKGDAENGKEKGGEKEKEQRGVKRPIVPALVPESLQEQIQSNFIVVIHPGSTTLRIGRATDTLPASIPHVIARRHKQQGQPLYKDNWLLREGLNKPESNEQRQNGLKMVDQAIWSKKMSNGTRRIPVSPEQARSYNKQMRPAILDHCSGNKWTNTSHQPEYLVGEEALYVNPLDCYNIHWPIRRGQLNIHPGPGGSLTAVLADIEVIWSHAIQKYLEIPLKDLKYYRCILLIPDIYNKQHVKELVHMILMKMGFSGIVVHQESVCATFGSGLSSTCVVDVGDQKTSVCCVEDGVSHRNTRLCLAYGGSDVSRCFYWLMQRAGFPYRECQLTNKMDCLLLQHLKETFCHLDQDISGLQDHEFQIRHPDSPALLYQFRLGDEKLQAPMALFYPATFGIVGQKMTTLQHRSQGDPEDPHDEHYLLATQSKQEQSAKATADRKSASKPIGFEGDLRGQSSDLPERLHPQEVDLASSQGDCLMAGNDSEEALTALMSRKTAISLFEGKALGLDKAILHSVDCCSSDDTKKKMYSSILVVGGGLMFHKAQEFLQHRILNKMPPSFRRIIENVDVITRPKDMDPRLIAWKGGAVLACLDTTQELWIYQREWQRFGVRMLRERAAFVW